Genomic DNA from uncultured Methanospirillum sp.:
GTCAATTTTGTAAATGTATTTGTGGCTGCTATTATCTGGCACCAGTACAAGAGACGTTTTCCCGGGCTTACCTGGCTGCTGTCATGTATGATTATGGAAGTGGCAGGGATCTGCTGTATACTCTTCAACGGGATTATCCCGGATATTTTCAGCGTCATCCTGGGAAACGGGATGATGCTTATCGGATGGGTGTTTCTCCTGATCGGTCTTGAGCGGTTTACCGGTAAGCCAGGACCACAGATTCAGAATTTTATCATATTAGTCCTGTTTTTCATCAACGAAACGTACTTCCTGTATATTCAGCCCAATCTCACGATACGCGAGGTAGGGATGGAACTCGTAATCGTCCTCATCGATCTCCAGATCTGCTATCTGTTGTGGAGAAAGGTATCAGGAAGTATGCAAAAGGTGACGCAGATAATCGCTATCGTCATGGGAATTCACCTCACCTTTAGTATACTGATATTTGGACTTGAGATTCTGATCCCGTTCAAAGGAAACAGGTTCTTCTTATCCGGAATAATCGGAGAAGTAATCCCGACAACATACCTCGTCATGGGAATTCTGTTAATCATTGCCCTGATCATGATGGTTACCAGCAGACTTCTTGAAGAGATCAGGGTACAGGAAGAGAAATTTAACAAGGCTTTCCATTCATCCCCGTACGCAATCCTCATAACAAGGACATCTGATGGAGGAATTTTTGAGATTAATGACGGGTTTACTGCCATCACCGGATATCAGCCAGACGAAGTTCTTGGAAAAACCACAGTTGAGTTATCAATATGGGAGAAGCCCAAAGATAGAACCCTCCTGGTCACTGATGTCTCAAAGGGAAAAGTCAGGGGAGTTCAGGTTGAAATACGGGCTAAATCAGGTAATATTATTTCAGGAATCTTTTCTGCTGATATCGTATCCATCAATTCTGAACAATGTATTCTCTCAAGTATAAGCGATGTTACTGAACTCAAAAATACAGAACAAGCATTAATCCAGGCAAACAGGAAGTTAAACCTGCTCTCCAGCATAACCCGGCATGATATTCTCAACAGGATCATGGTGGTTCAGTTTTATGGAGAAGAACTCATCGCAAATCTCCCAGAAGATTCTTTTCAGAAAGAGATCAAGGCGATTGTCCAGTCCACCAGCGAGATACGAACCATCATAGAATTTACCGGACAGTATCAGGAACTTGGATCAGCAGCTCCGGAATGGCAGAATATTGGTTTATTATTTACGATTCCGGAGATACAAAAGTTTTTAGCGTCGTTATCCTTCCAATCTGACCTTAGATCCCTGGAGATCTACGCAGATCTTATGCTCAGAAAGGTTGTGTATAATCTGGTTGAAAACTCACACAGACATGGCAGAAATCTGACCAGAATCACCCT
This window encodes:
- a CDS encoding PAS domain-containing sensor histidine kinase, whose amino-acid sequence is MVFDIKTLILINFLVNFVNVFVAAIIWHQYKRRFPGLTWLLSCMIMEVAGICCILFNGIIPDIFSVILGNGMMLIGWVFLLIGLERFTGKPGPQIQNFIILVLFFINETYFLYIQPNLTIREVGMELVIVLIDLQICYLLWRKVSGSMQKVTQIIAIVMGIHLTFSILIFGLEILIPFKGNRFFLSGIIGEVIPTTYLVMGILLIIALIMMVTSRLLEEIRVQEEKFNKAFHSSPYAILITRTSDGGIFEINDGFTAITGYQPDEVLGKTTVELSIWEKPKDRTLLVTDVSKGKVRGVQVEIRAKSGNIISGIFSADIVSINSEQCILSSISDVTELKNTEQALIQANRKLNLLSSITRHDILNRIMVVQFYGEELIANLPEDSFQKEIKAIVQSTSEIRTIIEFTGQYQELGSAAPEWQNIGLLFTIPEIQKFLASLSFQSDLRSLEIYADLMLRKVVYNLVENSHRHGRNLTRITLSSHRDNDNLVIWYEDDGGGIPLDEKEKSFEKGYGKNTGLGLFLIREILSITGITIHETGEPGIGVRFEINIPEGKYRYTTTNTEHV